From a single Shewanella donghaensis genomic region:
- the glnD gene encoding [protein-PII] uridylyltransferase gives MSSQPVYPILQPEMSIAELKQAITDFDIWLETQVTCSSIGEILTLRAKYFDKLLSHLWHCFTFDTNEISLNAVGGYGRQTLHPFSDIDICIIHNDTLSSADAAKISDFLTQLWDLGLDLGHAVRRLDDTFVACREDVTIATTLLEIRHICGHENHQHQVISKLYGESVWSSADFFNAKFEEQQIRHNKAQGTAFNIEPNLKNSPGGMRDIQTITWIARKHFSIDDLKDLKTLKFLTDDEYAELMECQNFIWRTRFALHRASSRPENRLLLQHQAEVAQLQGFGDSGNITIEKMMRQLFRAMKRTRELNLMLMAYFQREIAPQEQNNIIPINDNFEIWNGQINARNQDVFIDRTQIMSMFYFIAEYNCKIKGITPETLRLLRQVRRRLMGDLQDYQVCRELFVKLFKHPQGMGLAITLMHQHGILASYFPQWREVVGQMQFDLFHAYTVDEHTHKLLKNLYSLTQDGIKPDQKLAADIFGRFQAKESILFAALFHDLAKGRGGDHSKLGAVDAKLFASFHGLKNSQQQLISWLVEQHLLMSITSQRMDIHDPEVIKTFAKTVGSITKLDALYCLTVADIQATNDDLWNDWKASLLTDLYFATRKALRNGLENVLQLRTVVREHKQEALSIISEEAEITTELNDNIQRLWKRLPLSFFSNAEPCEIAKYSLGILSHQLEHEIGSESDTSSLILVDDSNVNGCSDVFVYTKDRPGLFISLFNTLSTLKISVKQAQISQTKDGYVVEAFKVLDFDGKSIFSAQRRKQVTLKLRQVIDNNVTPPTKRPSRHTKNFDNKPTIEFIHSKKADRTLVHVLALETHEFMGQIASAFRSLDLTIHSAAISTVGERADNVFALSNQYGSQLSEEEQIELQEKLVKSITSTL, from the coding sequence ATGTCTTCTCAACCAGTTTATCCGATTTTACAGCCAGAAATGAGCATTGCGGAACTAAAACAGGCCATTACTGATTTTGATATCTGGTTAGAAACACAAGTCACCTGTAGCTCTATAGGTGAGATCCTCACCCTTCGCGCTAAATACTTCGATAAATTACTCAGCCACCTTTGGCACTGTTTTACATTCGATACTAATGAGATCTCTCTCAACGCAGTTGGCGGTTACGGTAGACAAACTCTGCATCCCTTTTCTGATATCGATATTTGTATTATCCACAATGATACCTTGTCCTCTGCTGACGCCGCTAAAATTAGCGATTTCCTTACCCAACTTTGGGACTTAGGTTTAGATTTAGGTCATGCAGTTAGACGCTTAGATGACACATTTGTGGCTTGTAGAGAAGATGTCACCATCGCGACTACCCTGCTTGAAATTCGTCATATTTGTGGACATGAAAATCATCAACACCAGGTTATCAGTAAACTTTACGGTGAAAGTGTTTGGAGTAGTGCAGACTTCTTTAATGCAAAATTTGAAGAACAACAAATAAGACATAATAAAGCCCAAGGCACAGCATTTAATATTGAACCAAACTTAAAGAATAGTCCCGGTGGCATGAGGGATATCCAAACCATTACCTGGATAGCCCGCAAGCATTTTTCAATTGATGATCTAAAAGACCTTAAAACCCTTAAGTTTCTGACTGATGATGAGTATGCCGAATTAATGGAGTGTCAAAACTTTATCTGGCGGACACGATTTGCACTACATCGAGCATCCAGTCGACCAGAGAATCGGTTATTACTGCAACATCAAGCCGAAGTTGCTCAATTGCAGGGGTTTGGTGACAGTGGCAACATCACTATTGAAAAAATGATGCGCCAATTGTTCCGAGCAATGAAACGTACACGCGAATTAAACTTGATGCTTATGGCCTATTTTCAACGCGAAATTGCGCCACAAGAGCAAAACAACATCATTCCTATCAATGATAATTTTGAGATTTGGAACGGTCAGATTAACGCGCGTAACCAAGATGTATTCATTGACCGCACCCAAATTATGTCGATGTTTTATTTCATTGCTGAATATAATTGCAAAATTAAAGGCATTACCCCTGAAACACTGCGCTTATTAAGACAGGTACGACGTCGCTTAATGGGCGATTTGCAAGATTACCAAGTCTGCAGAGAGTTATTTGTAAAACTATTCAAACACCCACAAGGCATGGGCCTAGCCATTACCTTAATGCATCAGCATGGTATTTTAGCTTCTTATTTCCCCCAATGGCGTGAAGTCGTAGGGCAAATGCAGTTTGATTTATTTCATGCTTACACGGTTGATGAACACACCCATAAATTATTAAAAAACCTCTATTCTTTAACTCAAGATGGCATCAAACCAGATCAAAAACTCGCTGCAGATATTTTCGGTCGTTTTCAAGCTAAAGAGTCAATTTTATTCGCAGCATTGTTCCATGATCTTGCTAAAGGTCGAGGTGGTGATCACAGTAAATTAGGGGCTGTAGATGCCAAGCTATTTGCCAGCTTTCATGGATTAAAAAACTCACAACAACAGTTAATCAGTTGGCTGGTCGAGCAACACCTACTTATGTCTATTACCTCCCAACGAATGGACATTCACGATCCGGAAGTCATTAAAACCTTCGCTAAAACAGTCGGTAGCATCACCAAACTTGATGCACTTTATTGTTTAACCGTTGCAGATATACAAGCCACCAACGATGACCTTTGGAATGATTGGAAAGCCAGTTTATTAACAGACCTCTATTTTGCGACACGTAAAGCATTACGCAACGGACTTGAGAATGTATTACAGCTCAGAACGGTGGTCAGAGAACATAAGCAAGAAGCGTTAAGTATTATTAGTGAAGAAGCTGAAATTACCACTGAGCTAAATGACAATATTCAGCGACTTTGGAAAAGACTGCCATTATCATTTTTCAGTAATGCTGAACCCTGTGAAATAGCGAAATATTCTTTAGGGATACTTTCCCACCAACTGGAGCATGAAATAGGCTCAGAAAGTGATACTTCCTCTTTAATTTTAGTTGATGACAGTAACGTAAACGGCTGTAGTGACGTTTTTGTTTATACCAAAGACAGACCTGGATTATTTATTTCACTATTTAACACCTTATCGACCTTAAAAATTTCAGTGAAACAAGCCCAGATATCTCAGACAAAAGATGGCTATGTGGTTGAAGCATTCAAAGTACTCGATTTTGATGGCAAATCTATTTTTAGTGCCCAGCGCCGCAAACAAGTCACCTTAAAGTTACGTCAGGTCATTGATAACAATGTAACGCCACCGACCAAACGTCCATCAAGACATACGAAAAACTTCGATAATAAGCCAACCATTGAGTTCATTCACTCTAAGAAAGCTGACCGAACATTAGTGCATGTACTTGCTTTAGAAACGCACGAATTCATGGGGCAAATAGCCAGCGCTTTCAGGTCATTAGACTTAACCATTCATTCAGCAGCGATCAGTACCGTAGGAGAAAGAGCTGATAATGTGTTTGCATTATCAAATCAATATGGCTCACAACTCTCTGAAGAAGAGCAGATAGAATTGCAGGAAAAATTAGTTAAATCGATCACTTCAACCTTATAA
- a CDS encoding 16S rRNA pseudouridine(516) synthase: MQSKRSRLDQFLAKRLQQPKKAIRLILLAGRVQLDGVICKDMDRQIDEFTHICFDEKTLQNNRKQYYMLHKPVGVVSATIDDIHQTALSLLRGVDLDLMHIAGRLDLNSTGLLLITNDSKWSQALMAPETKVSKQYLVTLENPIDESYISAFNEGMYFDYEDSTTLPAQLIIVSDFQARVTLQEGKYHQIKRMFGRFRNPVVALHRESIGNLVLDKALVPGHFRHLTDSEINLTQT, encoded by the coding sequence ATGCAGAGTAAAAGAAGCCGTTTAGACCAGTTTTTGGCAAAAAGGCTACAACAGCCAAAGAAGGCTATCAGATTGATTTTACTCGCTGGTCGTGTACAGCTTGATGGGGTTATCTGCAAAGACATGGATCGTCAAATTGATGAATTTACCCATATCTGTTTTGATGAGAAAACTTTGCAAAATAATCGCAAGCAGTACTACATGTTGCACAAACCTGTAGGTGTCGTGAGCGCGACGATAGATGATATTCATCAGACGGCTCTGTCTTTGTTAAGAGGTGTTGATCTCGATTTAATGCATATTGCAGGACGACTCGATTTAAATTCTACCGGTTTATTGCTTATAACCAATGACAGTAAATGGTCGCAAGCGTTAATGGCGCCAGAGACTAAAGTCAGTAAACAGTATTTGGTTACGTTAGAAAATCCCATCGATGAAAGTTATATAAGTGCTTTTAATGAAGGAATGTATTTTGACTATGAGGACTCAACAACCTTACCTGCTCAACTTATTATTGTGTCTGATTTCCAAGCGAGGGTGACGTTACAAGAAGGTAAGTATCATCAAATAAAGCGTATGTTTGGCCGTTTTAGAAATCCTGTAGTCGCTCTGCATCGGGAGTCTATTGGTAATTTAGTGCTCGATAAAGCCTTAGTGCCAGGTCACTTTCGTCATCTCACAGATTCAGAAATTAACTTAACCCAAACTTAA
- a CDS encoding LysR family transcriptional regulator has protein sequence MDFKALKKISELDVFSLLVFKIIYETGFANLAARELNVSAPKISRCLTSLRLIFEDELFYRRQQGLRATALAEHLYQPICNFCESASQIERIIQEGNSTNSSSVLNIAVTPGIITSLAMELGSESIMDKLGKVRIHIWNEHSEDLIHQGDIDIGINFSPASVTDLVSESLGVAKSTSIVARRNHDLWKSGNICLDDIAEHPFLILEGAGYNDKLDPFQVYCRQAGIEPSSVSRVRSSEEWFCHLLTMRSFSFMTPSEAKMAKNFSALRVETLSAVEREKLAGGGMNPQYHLIERTATYRPYCQDSRKLILDTVVGVITA, from the coding sequence ATGGATTTCAAAGCGCTTAAAAAAATCAGTGAGTTAGATGTGTTTAGCCTATTGGTTTTTAAAATTATTTACGAAACGGGTTTTGCCAATCTTGCAGCAAGAGAACTCAATGTTTCAGCGCCTAAAATTAGCCGTTGTCTGACATCATTAAGGTTAATTTTTGAAGATGAATTGTTTTATCGTCGCCAACAAGGCTTAAGAGCTACAGCCCTTGCCGAGCACTTGTATCAACCTATCTGTAATTTCTGCGAATCAGCATCTCAAATCGAAAGAATCATCCAAGAAGGTAATAGCACCAATTCTTCATCGGTGCTAAATATTGCAGTGACTCCCGGAATCATCACCTCTTTAGCGATGGAGCTCGGCAGCGAAAGCATTATGGATAAACTGGGTAAAGTACGAATACATATTTGGAATGAGCATTCGGAAGATTTAATTCATCAGGGTGATATTGATATAGGAATCAATTTTTCCCCTGCAAGCGTAACCGATCTGGTATCAGAAAGCCTTGGCGTGGCTAAATCAACTTCGATAGTGGCCAGAAGAAATCATGATCTTTGGAAAAGTGGTAACATTTGCTTAGATGATATTGCTGAACACCCATTTTTGATTTTAGAAGGGGCCGGATACAACGATAAGTTAGATCCTTTTCAAGTATATTGCCGCCAAGCAGGTATTGAGCCATCTAGTGTGAGTAGAGTGAGATCTTCAGAGGAGTGGTTTTGTCATTTACTCACTATGCGCAGTTTCAGCTTTATGACCCCATCAGAAGCTAAAATGGCAAAGAACTTTTCTGCATTACGTGTGGAGACTTTATCTGCTGTTGAAAGAGAAAAATTAGCTGGAGGTGGCATGAATCCTCAATACCATTTAATTGAAAGAACAGCTACGTATCGACCTTACTGTCAAGATAGTCGCAAGTTAATCTTAGATACCGTCGTTGGCGTTATCACTGCTTAA
- a CDS encoding OmcA/MtrC family decaheme c-type cytochrome, whose product MKTYKKSILAAALVAAIGLTGCSDGEDGKDGAPGAPGEPGTPGDPGTPIGNVVDTVDAAADFVLTLMPADIVVVGSDDFTIRFTATGKNAKGVDTAFTGLEKVALYVMNQAENTSDTGAPLLWENHALTNEFGSSMYCTPTGMATARGGAEVEACTLVEDEANPGTYTGTWEHEGNAPVVLADGDTNNLYRVMVRTYDVTDSTGTGISDKLLSTPVDFIPATGELAISMKDSVSNEACIKCHSTMDGYEVTDIRIANIGAHHNYQKVENCVACHNPAYAGGEDDPEKGYNANWNAMIHTLHAGHHIDNLEGEAKEMFGEIGFPGEINDCTTCHDNGTQWNDNVYAEACVSCHTDVNLATGENHRGIVPESDAACSGCHGAGSLSPVQAHGLGERDALADKFIIDIQSAVVEDSTVADMSTLVVTSKVSMNGALLDATTYASITDYMTSGSRGFLIGTLNADTGALTHGYSGDGHFKVGFTGGVMGADGILVNKVDYATELLVGPIYATAEVQLCGADGEIVECTTNDDGDIVEIGVANQAVTKYFNLTPDADAVEMRIADADRTTVSEAKCNACHGNLTHIKGTHGVTEFTQCVACHSENLGAVPSYHKVVTYKTDEVDAEGNAIWAEVEGLTFANRDLVTVAHRFHNGNWDGEPAVYRDADGNLNGYSAVETDCQACHKDDSTLFAADGGLTSGKRSVETDAGFISPIAEACRSCHVSASALAHFKSNGAYVQDEPGSVVNLPVESCSTCHAEGKTYGIDVMHSGASH is encoded by the coding sequence ATGAAAACATATAAAAAATCGATTCTAGCAGCAGCGTTAGTCGCTGCTATTGGATTAACGGGTTGTAGTGATGGTGAAGATGGAAAAGATGGTGCACCAGGAGCTCCAGGTGAACCAGGTACTCCGGGTGATCCGGGTACACCAATTGGTAATGTAGTTGATACAGTTGATGCGGCAGCAGATTTTGTATTGACATTAATGCCAGCTGATATCGTGGTGGTAGGAAGTGATGATTTTACCATTAGGTTCACAGCAACAGGCAAGAATGCGAAAGGTGTTGATACCGCATTTACTGGATTAGAAAAAGTTGCGCTTTATGTGATGAACCAAGCGGAAAACACTTCTGATACTGGTGCTCCACTATTATGGGAAAACCATGCACTAACGAATGAGTTTGGCTCAAGTATGTATTGTACTCCAACGGGTATGGCGACAGCTCGTGGTGGCGCAGAGGTTGAAGCCTGTACTTTAGTTGAAGATGAAGCAAATCCAGGAACTTACACTGGTACTTGGGAACATGAAGGCAATGCACCAGTCGTGCTTGCTGATGGCGATACCAACAATCTTTATCGCGTCATGGTGCGTACTTATGATGTAACCGATAGTACTGGTACAGGTATTTCTGACAAGCTTCTTTCTACCCCTGTTGATTTTATTCCAGCAACAGGTGAGTTAGCTATTTCAATGAAAGATTCCGTTTCAAATGAAGCTTGTATCAAGTGTCATAGCACAATGGATGGTTATGAAGTTACCGATATTCGTATCGCAAACATTGGTGCCCATCATAATTATCAAAAAGTTGAAAATTGTGTAGCGTGTCATAACCCAGCTTATGCTGGCGGTGAAGACGATCCAGAAAAAGGCTATAACGCCAACTGGAATGCGATGATCCATACGCTTCATGCTGGTCATCATATTGACAATCTTGAAGGTGAAGCCAAAGAAATGTTTGGTGAAATCGGCTTCCCTGGAGAGATTAATGATTGTACAACATGTCATGATAACGGTACTCAGTGGAATGACAATGTTTATGCAGAAGCGTGTGTTTCCTGTCATACCGATGTGAATTTAGCAACTGGCGAAAACCATCGTGGTATCGTGCCTGAAAGTGATGCAGCATGTTCTGGTTGTCATGGTGCTGGTAGCTTAAGCCCTGTACAAGCACATGGTCTTGGTGAAAGAGACGCGTTAGCAGATAAGTTCATTATTGATATTCAATCTGCAGTAGTTGAAGATTCTACAGTTGCTGACATGAGTACATTGGTTGTTACCTCTAAAGTAAGCATGAATGGTGCTTTACTTGATGCGACAACTTACGCTTCAATTACCGATTATATGACCAGTGGTAGTCGTGGTTTCTTAATTGGTACTCTAAATGCTGATACCGGTGCACTTACACATGGTTATAGCGGTGATGGTCACTTTAAAGTTGGCTTTACTGGTGGAGTTATGGGAGCGGATGGTATTTTAGTCAATAAAGTTGATTATGCTACCGAGTTATTAGTTGGCCCAATATACGCGACTGCTGAAGTTCAATTATGTGGTGCAGATGGTGAGATTGTTGAGTGTACAACGAATGATGATGGCGACATTGTTGAAATCGGTGTAGCTAACCAGGCAGTCACTAAATACTTTAACTTAACGCCAGATGCTGATGCGGTTGAAATGCGCATTGCGGATGCTGATCGCACAACAGTCAGTGAAGCTAAGTGTAATGCTTGTCATGGTAACCTTACTCACATAAAGGGAACACATGGTGTCACAGAGTTTACACAATGTGTTGCTTGTCATAGTGAGAACTTGGGCGCTGTGCCAAGTTACCACAAGGTAGTGACTTATAAGACAGATGAAGTTGATGCTGAAGGTAATGCTATTTGGGCGGAAGTCGAAGGATTAACTTTTGCTAACCGTGATCTTGTCACTGTAGCTCACCGTTTCCATAATGGTAATTGGGATGGAGAGCCAGCAGTTTATCGTGATGCTGATGGCAACCTAAATGGTTACTCTGCTGTTGAAACTGACTGTCAAGCTTGTCATAAAGACGATAGCACCTTATTTGCTGCTGACGGTGGATTGACTTCAGGTAAACGTTCTGTCGAAACCGATGCAGGGTTTATCTCTCCAATAGCGGAAGCTTGTCGTAGTTGTCATGTTAGTGCTTCAGCTTTGGCTCACTTTAAGAGTAATGGTGCATATGTTCAGGATGAGCCTGGTTCAGTAGTTAATCTACCTGTTGAATCTTGTTCTACTTGTCATGCTGAAGGCAAAACTTACGGTATTGACGTAATGCATTCAGGTGCTAGCCACTAG
- a CDS encoding acetate uptake transporter, producing the protein MSTSVTNSLANPAPLGLMGFGMTTILLNIHNAGFFPIDSMILAMGIFYGGIGQVIVGIMCFKRGDTFGTTAFTSYGLFWLTLVGLMVMPKMGLAASPANFMGWYLALWGMFTGFMFIGSMLYPLAKQIVFGSLTILFFLLAARDFTGSELIGTIAGFEGIFCGLSAIYFAMAQVLNAEFGRVILPVGKPRFIATQPEIASVSVTLKAA; encoded by the coding sequence ATGTCTACATCGGTTACAAATTCACTGGCAAATCCCGCTCCACTAGGTTTAATGGGATTTGGTATGACTACCATCTTGTTAAACATCCATAATGCAGGCTTTTTTCCTATTGATTCAATGATCCTAGCGATGGGCATTTTTTATGGCGGCATTGGTCAAGTTATCGTGGGCATTATGTGCTTCAAACGTGGCGACACTTTCGGTACCACAGCATTTACGTCTTATGGCTTATTTTGGTTAACCTTGGTGGGTCTAATGGTTATGCCTAAAATGGGTCTTGCAGCAAGTCCTGCAAACTTTATGGGCTGGTATTTAGCGCTTTGGGGCATGTTCACCGGATTCATGTTTATTGGTTCAATGCTTTATCCGTTAGCTAAACAAATTGTTTTTGGTTCGCTGACTATTTTATTCTTTTTACTCGCCGCCCGTGACTTTACTGGCAGTGAACTAATTGGAACGATAGCGGGTTTTGAAGGTATATTCTGTGGTTTGAGTGCAATTTACTTTGCCATGGCTCAGGTATTAAATGCTGAGTTCGGTCGCGTTATTTTGCCTGTTGGGAAACCGCGCTTCATTGCGACTCAGCCTGAAATCGCTTCTGTTTCGGTGACGCTAAAAGCTGCATAA
- a CDS encoding MFS transporter, whose amino-acid sequence MSENSHSGNDLREVKQLGMWASIASLSYIFWIVGGMELVERIAYYGVKASAGLYAKTPVSEGGLGISLSDYGVIIAIWAFMQTFIPVFTGGISDRVGYKETIFASTIIKIIGYLVMAMFPSFYGFLFGAILLAAGTGIFKPGIQGTLVLSTGRQNTSMAWGIFYQVVNIGGFLGPLVAVHMRQLSWDNVFYACAAIISFNFLFLLAYKEPGKEERLERNRKIKSGEIKQEALWKDAWHELKKPIVIYYMLVFAGFWFLFNALFDVLPIHIAEWVDTSVIVTSLFGPEGTSNGFFQFWLGLDNTGTKVMPEGMLNLNAGMIMTSCFLVAALTAKYRITTAMLAGCLLSILAFVLIGATNAAWMIVLAIVMFSFGEMMISPKKNEFMGNIAPEGKKAMYLGFVMLPQGIGWTLEGYFGPKLYEMYASKEVFSLQLLTERGMDLAAVNAIPQGEAFSTLVTFTGEPAQQLTTLLYNTHSIGNAWYIIAAVGTISAVGIYLYGKWLFKLQQS is encoded by the coding sequence ATGAGTGAAAATTCACACTCAGGCAACGACCTAAGAGAAGTTAAACAGCTGGGCATGTGGGCCTCGATTGCCAGCTTAAGTTATATATTTTGGATAGTCGGAGGCATGGAGCTGGTCGAGCGTATTGCTTACTATGGCGTAAAAGCCAGTGCGGGTTTATATGCTAAAACACCGGTGTCTGAAGGTGGACTTGGCATTAGCCTCAGTGATTACGGTGTAATCATTGCGATATGGGCATTTATGCAAACCTTCATTCCGGTGTTTACTGGAGGCATATCTGACCGTGTAGGTTACAAAGAAACCATTTTTGCCTCGACAATAATTAAGATTATTGGTTATCTCGTCATGGCGATGTTCCCAAGTTTTTATGGCTTCCTTTTCGGCGCAATTTTACTCGCTGCTGGTACAGGGATATTCAAGCCGGGTATTCAAGGCACCTTAGTGCTGTCAACTGGGCGTCAAAATACCTCTATGGCATGGGGTATATTCTATCAAGTGGTTAATATTGGTGGATTCCTAGGTCCTTTAGTGGCCGTACATATGCGTCAGTTATCTTGGGATAATGTCTTTTACGCTTGTGCTGCAATCATCTCGTTTAACTTTCTATTTTTACTGGCCTATAAAGAGCCTGGTAAGGAAGAAAGGCTTGAACGTAACCGTAAAATAAAGTCTGGAGAGATCAAGCAAGAAGCACTCTGGAAAGACGCCTGGCATGAATTAAAGAAACCGATTGTTATCTACTATATGTTGGTATTTGCAGGGTTCTGGTTTTTATTTAATGCATTATTTGATGTCTTACCCATCCATATTGCTGAATGGGTTGATACCAGTGTTATTGTTACCTCATTGTTTGGCCCAGAAGGCACATCTAACGGCTTTTTCCAGTTTTGGTTAGGCCTTGATAACACCGGTACAAAGGTCATGCCTGAAGGCATGCTAAACCTCAATGCCGGTATGATCATGACCAGTTGTTTTTTAGTGGCAGCTTTAACCGCCAAATACCGTATTACTACAGCAATGCTCGCTGGCTGTTTATTAAGTATTCTGGCATTTGTGCTCATTGGCGCTACCAATGCTGCTTGGATGATTGTGTTAGCCATTGTAATGTTCTCTTTTGGCGAAATGATGATCAGTCCAAAAAAGAATGAGTTTATGGGTAACATTGCCCCTGAAGGTAAAAAGGCCATGTATTTGGGCTTTGTGATGTTGCCACAAGGGATAGGCTGGACACTTGAAGGCTATTTCGGTCCAAAACTTTATGAGATGTATGCATCAAAAGAGGTTTTCTCTTTGCAACTTCTCACAGAGCGCGGAATGGATCTGGCCGCCGTGAATGCAATCCCACAAGGCGAAGCATTTTCGACGCTAGTAACCTTTACTGGTGAACCTGCACAGCAGCTAACGACATTATTATATAATACCCATAGTATTGGCAATGCTTGGTATATTATCGCGGCTGTAGGGACAATTTCCGCTGTAGGGATTTACCTTTACGGCAAGTGGTTGTTTAAGTTACAACAAAGCTAA
- a CDS encoding PBPRA1643 family SWIM/SEC-C metal-binding motif protein, with protein sequence MSDKFFFKGRQTPKPAYGESGYNTKRQAKAGTEARPLQLSVQTEERKLEVVALVEDNKLFATITVNNEVAEDIFELSGILNKPTAVTAEVKINRNDPCTCGSGKKFKKCCG encoded by the coding sequence ATGTCAGATAAATTCTTTTTTAAAGGCCGTCAAACGCCAAAACCTGCCTACGGCGAAAGTGGATACAACACTAAACGCCAAGCTAAAGCTGGCACCGAAGCACGACCATTACAATTATCAGTTCAAACTGAAGAGCGTAAGCTTGAAGTTGTAGCTTTAGTGGAAGACAACAAACTCTTTGCAACGATTACAGTTAACAATGAAGTCGCTGAGGATATTTTTGAGCTTAGTGGTATTTTAAACAAACCAACAGCAGTGACTGCAGAAGTCAAAATCAACCGTAATGATCCTTGTACTTGTGGCAGCGGTAAGAAATTTAAAAAGTGCTGCGGCTAA